Within Thermococcus celer Vu 13 = JCM 8558, the genomic segment ACGTCTCCCGCTTCTCAAACTTCACGTACGAGGGAAAGCCATGGACGGCAACCGCCTACACCGGGAATCTGACTCCCCTGATAAGGATGGGGAACCTCACGGTGCTCGGGGTTAAGGAGTATGGCAAAGGCAGGATATACTTCGTGGGTCTCAACCTGCCCTACCACGCTGTTTACAGCAGAAACGATTACGAGGCCAGGCTCTTAAATGAGATTCTCTCAAGGTACATCGCCCCGCCAAAGATTGAATACAGGATAGTCGAGGTTTCGGATGGAGAAATCGTCATGAAGTACACCGCCGACAGGAGCACGGCGGTCATCCTGAGCGAGAACTACTACCCCCACTGGAGGGCTTACGTTGATGGAAAAGGCATCAAAATTTCAAGGAATGAACAGTTCGGCCTCATCGAGCTCCAGCTCCCGGCGGGAGAGCACGAAGTAGAGCTGAAGTTCGAGGACCCCTATTCACCCCTGGGATATCTGAGCCTCATATCACTCGTGGCCGTGTTGGGGTTTTTGGCGTGGGACAGGGTAAGGAGAAAAGGATAAAGCAGCTCAGCCCTTCAGCGCCTCCGGAATCGCCCTATCCCACTGCTCCCTCGCGAGCTCGCCCGTGTACTTGAACTTCTCGACCTTCTTCTCCGCTTCCTTCCTCCTCCGCTGATGCTCCCTCAGGAAATCCTGGACGCGCTTTATGAGGTCGCGCTTGCACTGGCCGCAGAGGAGCTCGCCGTTTTTGCAGGCGTGGTAGCGCTCCATGAGCTTTTTGTCGTCCGGCTCGAAGAATATCTCGAACCACTTGAAGACGACGCACTTCTCAGGGTTTCCACCCTTCTCGCGCTGTTCCTTCGCCGTAGCCCTTCCTCCCGTCAACGCGTACTTCCAGAGCTTTTTACCGGCTTCCTCGGGGTCGTCCGTGAGGTAGATGGCGGTCTCAGGCTTCGACGCGCTCATCTTGCCTTCGAGGCCCATCAGGCCCGGAACGAACTTGGAGTGGAGGGCGGCGGTCTTGTAGTAACCGAGGCTCTCGGCGAAGTCCCTCTGGAGGCGCCAGTAGGGGTCCTGGTCTATCGCCGATGGAATCAGGCACCGCTTCCTCTCGAAGAAGGTCGGGGCGGCCTGTATCGCAGGATAGAATATCATCCCTATCTTGCTCTGGTCGGTGAACCCGAAGACGGCCTTCGCCATCGAGTAGTTTATCTTCTTGGCTATCGGGATGGCCATCTCGTAGATCTTGGTGAACTCGCTGTCCTGGAAGATGAAGGTTCTGTCGGGATCGAAGCCCACCGCGATTATGTCGAGGATGTTGTCGTAGGCCCATCTCTTCGTATCCTCGAAGGTGAGCCTCTCCTTGAAGAGGAACTTCTCGTCGTCGGTTATCTGGATGTAGAGGTTGACGCCGAACCTCTCCTGGAGCCACTTCGTGGCGAAGAAGGGGATTATGTGGCCTATGTGCATCGGCCCGCTCGGGCCCCTCCCCGTGTAGAGGAAGAAACCCTTTCCGTTCTCGTAATCGGCAAGAACCTTGTCGTAGTCCCTGTGGGAGAAGAAGAACCTCCTCCTGAAGTATAGCGGCAGTTCGCTCTTCGTGAGCTGGGCGGTCTTCTCGAGCAGCTCGTCCGTCAGCGGGCTCGTTCCGAACTCCTCTATGAGCCTATTGTAGTCCACCAGACCCTCAACGTCCCATGGGGTGACCTTAAATCCGTCGTCCATTCAAACACCTCCATTTCCAGTGGAAACGAAACTCCGGCCTAAGCCCGAACAGAAGAGCGGGGCATCATCAGGGCCAAAAGCAATCACCGGGCATGGAAGTGGAAAGGAAAGGAGAGGATTTAAAGTTTTCCGTTCTCCCTCAACCACTCGCCGTACTTGACGAGGGCGTAGACCGCATCGACGCCGTCCTCGACGGTCTCGTAAACCGGGACGCCCCTGAGCTCGATGTTCCTTGCCATCTTGTGCGGGTAGTCCCCACCGGGGGCGACGAAGACGATGGACTTGCCGTACTCCCCCATCTTTGCAACGGCCTCAACGATTCCCTCGTCGAGGGCGGGGCTCTGGAAGAGCGCTATAACGACGAGGAGATCGACGTTCTCGTCCTCCAGCGCGTAGCGCATGGCCCTCTCGTACCTGCTCGACGGGGCGTCGCCGATGACGTCGATGGGGTTTCTGTAGCTCATGTGCTCCGGGAGCCTTCCCTCCTCGATGTCCCTCCTGAAGCGCTCCCTGGTTTCCTCGCTCAGCTCGGCGAGCTTCATGCCGCGCTCGAGCAGGCCGTCGCTCATCATGACCCCCGCTCCACCGCCGTTGGTTACGATAGCAACGCGGTTGCCCTTCGCGGGCTTCTGCATGGCCAATGCCTTGGCGTAGTTGAAGAGCTGGCGCATGCTCTTTGCCTCGAGGACGCCGGCCTGAGTGAAGGCCGCCCGGTAGATGGCGTAGGAACCGGCCAGTGAGCCCGTGTGGGATGCGGCGGCCTTGGCTCCCGCTTCCGTTCTCCCGCTCTTTAGGACGATAACGGGCTTCCTTAGGGTGACCTCCCTGGCGGTGTTGAAGAACTTTCTACCGTCCTTAACGCCCTCGATGTAACCGGTTATGACGCCCGTTTTTGGATCCTCCCCGAGGTAAGCCATGAAGTCGCTCTCGTCGAGGTCGGCCATGTTACCGAGGCTGATGAACTTGCTCATACCTATCTTGTGGTTGGCGGCCCAGTCGAGGATGGCCGCCCCGAAGGCGCCGCTCTGGCTCATGAAGGCTATCTTCCCGGTTGGCGGCCTCGCCTGTCTCTCCGGCGGGTTGAAGTTGCAGTCGAAACCGTTCTCGAGGTTCGTGACGCCGAGGCAGTTGGGGCCGACGACCCTGATGCCCCACTTCCTGGCCCTCCTCACGAGTTCCTCCTCGAGTTCAGCCCTCCCGGCCTCCTTGAAGCCGGCCGAGATGACAACGGCCCCCTTAACGCCCTTCTCGCCGCACTCGTCGATCACATCCGGAACGAACTTAGCAGGAACCGCTATGACCGCAACGTCGATCTCGTCGGGGATCTCCTTAACGCTCCTGTAAACCTGGAACTTCCTCCCGTTGACCTCTATCTCGCCTCCCCTGACGTTGACGGCGTAGACCCTGCCCTCGTACTTGAGAGTTATCGAGCGCATTATGGCGTTTCCAACCTTTCCAGGAACGTTCGAGGCACCTATAACAGCGACGCTCCTCGGGTAGAACAGGAAATCGAGCTCTGGAGCCTCCATATTGCCACCTCCGAAGGTTTTTCGGGAGGGCCTATTTAAGCCTTCCCGTAATGGATATTTTGTCCAGTGTGGTCCCAAAAACGCCATCGAGTTTACATATATAAAGCTACCGGGAGGGCAAAAGGGTTATATGCCATAACGTTAAAAGAAACGTTGGAACGTTTAAATTGGGTGGTTGAGATGGCTAAGGTCAAGGTGATAACCGACCCGGAAGTCATAAAACTGATGCTGGAGGACACGAGGAGGAAGATACTGGGCCTTCTACGCAACAGGGAGATGACCATCTCCCAGCTCAGCGAGATTCTCGGAAAGACGCCCCAGACGATATACCACCACATCGAGAAGCTGAAGGACGCGGGACTGGTCGAGGTAAAGAGGACGGAGATGAAGGGCAACCTCGTGGAGAAGTACTACGGGAGAACCGCCGATGCGTTCTACATCAACCTCTACCTCGGCGACGAGGAGCTCCGCTACTTCGCCCGCTCCCGCCTGAAGACAAAGCTCGAGATCTTCAAGGCCCTGGGGTACAAATTCAACGACGAGGAGCTCCTCGACGTGATGGACCGCCTACTCGAGAAGGAGCACGAGTTCAAAACGGCGATATCGCGGGAGATAGAGGCCAGTGAGGAGGCCCTAAAGGACTTCTCCAACGAGGACATAATCCACGCCATCGAATGGCTCTCAATGGCGAAGATGGGACGCGATGAGGAGTCGCTCGAGCTGATCCAGAGGCTCGGTAAAATACTTAAGAAATGACCCCCAAAGGGGATGCGATGGAAAATGGCGAAGGGGATACGACTCCTGGTGCTGGACGTTCTAAAGCCGCACCAGCCGATGGTCACGGAACTGGCGCTGGGACTTAGCGAGCTCAAGGGCGTCGACGGCGTCA encodes:
- a CDS encoding tryptophan--tRNA ligase; this translates as MDDGFKVTPWDVEGLVDYNRLIEEFGTSPLTDELLEKTAQLTKSELPLYFRRRFFFSHRDYDKVLADYENGKGFFLYTGRGPSGPMHIGHIIPFFATKWLQERFGVNLYIQITDDEKFLFKERLTFEDTKRWAYDNILDIIAVGFDPDRTFIFQDSEFTKIYEMAIPIAKKINYSMAKAVFGFTDQSKIGMIFYPAIQAAPTFFERKRCLIPSAIDQDPYWRLQRDFAESLGYYKTAALHSKFVPGLMGLEGKMSASKPETAIYLTDDPEEAGKKLWKYALTGGRATAKEQREKGGNPEKCVVFKWFEIFFEPDDKKLMERYHACKNGELLCGQCKRDLIKRVQDFLREHQRRRKEAEKKVEKFKYTGELAREQWDRAIPEALKG
- a CDS encoding acetate--CoA ligase family protein, yielding MEAPELDFLFYPRSVAVIGASNVPGKVGNAIMRSITLKYEGRVYAVNVRGGEIEVNGRKFQVYRSVKEIPDEIDVAVIAVPAKFVPDVIDECGEKGVKGAVVISAGFKEAGRAELEEELVRRARKWGIRVVGPNCLGVTNLENGFDCNFNPPERQARPPTGKIAFMSQSGAFGAAILDWAANHKIGMSKFISLGNMADLDESDFMAYLGEDPKTGVITGYIEGVKDGRKFFNTAREVTLRKPVIVLKSGRTEAGAKAAASHTGSLAGSYAIYRAAFTQAGVLEAKSMRQLFNYAKALAMQKPAKGNRVAIVTNGGGAGVMMSDGLLERGMKLAELSEETRERFRRDIEEGRLPEHMSYRNPIDVIGDAPSSRYERAMRYALEDENVDLLVVIALFQSPALDEGIVEAVAKMGEYGKSIVFVAPGGDYPHKMARNIELRGVPVYETVEDGVDAVYALVKYGEWLRENGKL
- a CDS encoding winged helix-turn-helix domain-containing protein, giving the protein MAKVKVITDPEVIKLMLEDTRRKILGLLRNREMTISQLSEILGKTPQTIYHHIEKLKDAGLVEVKRTEMKGNLVEKYYGRTADAFYINLYLGDEELRYFARSRLKTKLEIFKALGYKFNDEELLDVMDRLLEKEHEFKTAISREIEASEEALKDFSNEDIIHAIEWLSMAKMGRDEESLELIQRLGKILKK